Proteins encoded by one window of Blautia faecicola:
- a CDS encoding radical SAM mobile pair system MarR family transcriptional regulator — protein MEMNGGFLVTKIKQLGDRIFEKILSEKNIDAFNGAQGRILYVLWQEDGISIRSLSTKCGLAITSLTTMLERMENQGLISRVQSETDKRKTLLFLTEKAHALKGEYDSVSDEMGSIYYKDFSEEEITWFEECLDRIRKNLEEWQKS, from the coding sequence ATGGAAATGAATGGAGGATTTCTTGTCACCAAAATAAAACAGCTTGGAGACCGGATTTTCGAGAAGATTCTCAGTGAAAAGAATATTGATGCGTTTAATGGAGCCCAGGGGCGTATTCTTTATGTGCTGTGGCAGGAGGATGGTATCTCAATCAGGTCACTCTCGACTAAATGCGGATTAGCGATAACATCTCTTACTACGATGCTGGAAAGAATGGAAAATCAAGGGCTGATAAGCCGTGTTCAGTCTGAAACGGACAAAAGAAAAACACTCCTGTTTCTGACTGAGAAAGCACATGCCTTAAAGGGTGAGTACGATTCTGTATCTGATGAGATGGGCAGTATTTACTACAAAGATTTTTCAGAGGAAGAAATTACCTGGTTTGAGGAATGCCTCGACCGCATCAGAAAGAATCTTGAGGAGTGGCAGAAGTCATGA
- a CDS encoding cupin domain-containing protein, translated as MTNYTKTTIGKENRIELHEKLSLTGAEISLNELPAGANVPFVHSHKENEEIYGILSGNGKAIIDGEEISLSTGDWLKIAPAAKRQFFASDVSGITYICIQVKENSLEHFTAEDAVIG; from the coding sequence ATGACAAATTACACAAAAACAACTATTGGAAAGGAAAACCGAATTGAGCTGCATGAAAAGTTGTCTTTAACAGGTGCAGAAATCAGTTTAAACGAACTACCTGCAGGAGCAAATGTCCCATTTGTTCATTCTCATAAAGAAAATGAAGAAATCTATGGAATTCTTTCAGGTAACGGCAAAGCCATAATTGATGGAGAAGAAATCAGCCTTTCAACTGGAGACTGGCTAAAAATCGCACCTGCTGCAAAGCGTCAGTTTTTTGCATCCGATGTTTCTGGAATTACTTATATCTGCATTCAGGTAAAAGAAAATTCTCTGGAACATTTTACAGCAGAGGATGCTGTAATCGGCTAA
- a CDS encoding Type 1 glutamine amidotransferase-like domain-containing protein, producing MKLFLCSHFSSVGSLIKEEIENKKVAFIPTASLREGYTGYVGSARKLFKKLGAIVTEIDISTEAYSTIQSVFEEADVIYFTGGNSFFLMDQLRKTGTDGLLKKELANGKLMIGESAGAIICAPSIQYIEQMDEKPEDYSQEDDAGLDLIDFYVLPHYLTAPFKKVTEKIMTEFSDLNLCPINNRQGIVIDGEGSKVICKD from the coding sequence ATGAAACTATTTTTATGTTCGCACTTTTCAAGTGTGGGAAGTCTGATAAAGGAAGAAATTGAAAATAAGAAAGTCGCATTTATTCCAACAGCTTCACTGCGTGAAGGCTACACCGGTTATGTCGGCTCGGCTCGAAAATTATTCAAAAAGTTGGGAGCAATCGTAACTGAAATTGATATTTCAACGGAGGCTTATTCAACGATACAGTCTGTTTTTGAAGAAGCAGATGTGATATATTTTACCGGCGGAAATTCTTTCTTTCTTATGGACCAGCTCCGTAAAACGGGAACTGATGGGCTACTGAAAAAGGAATTGGCAAATGGAAAATTGATGATCGGCGAGTCGGCAGGCGCAATTATATGCGCTCCAAGCATCCAATATATCGAGCAAATGGATGAAAAGCCAGAGGACTACTCACAAGAAGATGATGCAGGGCTTGATTTGATTGATTTCTATGTTCTTCCGCATTATCTTACAGCACCATTTAAGAAAGTTACCGAGAAAATAATGACTGAGTTTTCGGATTTGAATCTATGCCCGATTAACAACCGTCAGGGAATTGTAATTGATGGTGAAGGTTCAAAGGTTATTTGCAAAGACTAA
- a CDS encoding helix-turn-helix domain-containing protein, translating to MSEKRCYTVQELQEILGVSRPTIYNLLKKKEFRWIQLDGGKYHISKKSFDDWLDNLEQ from the coding sequence ATGTCAGAAAAAAGATGTTATACAGTTCAAGAGTTACAGGAAATCTTAGGAGTCAGCAGACCTACTATTTATAACCTTTTAAAGAAAAAGGAATTCCGGTGGATCCAGTTGGATGGCGGAAAGTATCACATCTCTAAGAAGAGTTTCGATGACTGGCTCGATAACTTGGAACAATAA
- a CDS encoding winged helix-turn-helix transcriptional regulator produces the protein MRAKEELPECPVATAVSLIGGKWKLLILRNLKERPWRFNELQRSIDGISQKVLTDSLRQMMSDGLAYRHDYHEQPPRVEYGLTELGTKMLPIVNSLADFGNYYKSLIEQN, from the coding sequence ATGCGAGCAAAAGAAGAATTACCGGAATGCCCAGTTGCAACAGCAGTATCTCTCATCGGAGGAAAATGGAAACTGCTGATTTTGCGTAACTTGAAAGAGCGCCCATGGAGATTCAATGAGCTACAACGAAGTATAGATGGTATTTCACAAAAGGTTTTGACAGATAGTTTAAGACAAATGATGAGTGATGGACTGGCATATCGCCACGATTACCATGAGCAGCCACCGAGAGTTGAATACGGATTAACGGAACTCGGAACAAAAATGCTTCCAATTGTTAATTCACTTGCTGATTTTGGTAACTACTATAAATCACTTATCGAACAGAATTAA
- a CDS encoding LURP-one-related/scramblase family protein has translation MKLLFKQRLFSWFDSYDIYDEAGNTVYVVKGQLSWGHKLVIYDAYGNEVGMVVQKVLTFLPKFEIYKNGSYIGCLSKEFSFLTPHYNIDYNGWHIDGTIMEWDYSILDQSGYLIARVNKELFHMTDTYVIDVQNPGNALDALMFVLAIDAEKCSRN, from the coding sequence ATGAAGTTATTATTTAAACAAAGGCTGTTTTCATGGTTTGACAGCTATGATATCTATGATGAAGCAGGCAACACTGTTTATGTAGTAAAAGGCCAGTTGTCCTGGGGACATAAACTTGTAATTTATGATGCCTATGGAAATGAAGTAGGAATGGTTGTTCAGAAAGTACTTACTTTTCTTCCTAAATTCGAAATTTATAAAAACGGCAGTTATATCGGATGCCTGAGCAAAGAATTCTCATTTCTGACGCCACATTATAATATTGATTACAATGGATGGCATATTGATGGAACCATTATGGAATGGGACTATAGTATTCTTGATCAAAGCGGATATTTAATTGCACGGGTCAATAAAGAACTGTTTCATATGACTGATACATATGTTATTGATGTACAGAATCCAGGAAACGCTTTGGATGCTCTGATGTTTGTATTGGCAATCGATGCAGAAAAATGTTCCAGAAATTAA
- a CDS encoding DUF3784 domain-containing protein has translation MNIGFWSCIILVIPFVIIGVLFAIFKEKVTKFVSGFNSFSKEEQAMYDKAQISRDIRNQCFIWTVIMLAGATLSCFLTPYMAIPTYIMWLVLFFREVHFDNHKAFKKYLLK, from the coding sequence ATGAATATAGGATTTTGGTCATGTATAATTTTGGTTATACCATTTGTAATTATAGGTGTGTTATTTGCGATTTTTAAGGAAAAAGTAACTAAATTTGTTTCAGGATTTAATTCATTTTCTAAAGAAGAACAGGCGATGTATGATAAAGCTCAGATCTCTCGTGATATAAGAAATCAGTGCTTCATATGGACTGTTATAATGTTAGCAGGAGCGACATTATCCTGCTTTTTAACCCCATATATGGCTATACCAACCTATATTATGTGGTTAGTTCTGTTTTTTAGAGAAGTCCACTTTGATAATCATAAAGCGTTTAAAAAATATTTATTAAAATAA
- a CDS encoding aspartate dehydrogenase, which yields MGIFKKKIVKKTYDREHMKPVIRASICTGEEVAGFKDIRTGKIEEIMLIRSPEDLEKFKEIYEITEKITKEY from the coding sequence ATGGGAATATTCAAAAAGAAAATCGTGAAAAAAACATATGACCGAGAACATATGAAACCAGTAATTCGTGCAAGCATTTGTACCGGAGAAGAAGTAGCAGGGTTCAAAGATATACGAACCGGAAAAATCGAAGAAATCATGCTGATCAGATCACCGGAGGACTTAGAAAAATTCAAAGAGATATATGAGATAACAGAGAAAATAACAAAAGAATATTAG
- a CDS encoding flavodoxin family protein, with product MKIVIINGSARKGNTLTAINAFIKGASEKNEIEIIEPDKLNIAPCRGCGVCQCSKGCVDKDDTNPTIDKIAAADMILFATPVYWWGMSAQLKLVIDKCYCRGLQLKNKKVGTIVVGGSPVDSIQYELIDKQFDCMAKYLSWDMLFNKSYYATARDELEKNKNSMNELEGIGKNL from the coding sequence ATGAAAATTGTAATCATTAATGGAAGTGCCAGAAAAGGAAACACGCTGACAGCAATCAATGCATTTATAAAAGGAGCGTCAGAAAAGAATGAAATTGAAATCATTGAACCAGACAAACTCAACATTGCACCATGCAGGGGATGTGGTGTCTGTCAATGCTCTAAGGGATGCGTCGATAAGGATGATACAAATCCTACAATTGATAAAATTGCTGCCGCAGATATGATTCTTTTTGCTACGCCAGTTTATTGGTGGGGAATGTCAGCACAATTGAAATTAGTCATTGATAAGTGCTACTGCCGTGGATTACAGTTAAAAAATAAAAAAGTGGGCACGATTGTTGTAGGTGGTTCTCCCGTAGACAGTATCCAGTATGAGCTGATTGATAAGCAGTTTGACTGTATGGCAAAATATCTTTCATGGGACATGCTTTTCAATAAATCATATTATGCAACAGCCAGAGATGAACTTGAAAAAAATAAGAATTCCATGAACGAACTTGAGGGAATCGGAAAAAATTTATAA
- a CDS encoding GNAT family N-acetyltransferase has product MIRKLLNGDIDRVADIWLKTNLKAHYFISNQYWKSNYELVKEMMSQSEVYVYEDDKMIQGFVGLNAEYIEGIFVSDEMQSCGIGKLLLDYVKDKKVSLRLNVYQKNARAISFYQREGFIIQCEGLDEATGEKEYTMAYGLSK; this is encoded by the coding sequence ATGATTAGAAAGTTGCTGAACGGAGATATCGATAGAGTCGCTGACATATGGTTAAAGACAAATCTGAAAGCACATTATTTTATTTCCAATCAATACTGGAAAAGTAATTATGAATTAGTGAAAGAAATGATGTCACAATCCGAAGTCTATGTGTATGAAGATGATAAAATGATTCAAGGATTTGTAGGACTAAATGCTGAATATATCGAAGGTATTTTTGTCTCCGATGAAATGCAGTCATGTGGCATAGGTAAGCTTTTATTAGATTATGTTAAGGATAAAAAAGTTAGCTTACGATTAAATGTATACCAGAAGAATGCCAGAGCAATTTCTTTTTACCAAAGAGAAGGGTTCATTATTCAATGTGAAGGTTTGGATGAAGCTACTGGTGAAAAAGAGTACACTATGGCATACGGTTTAAGCAAATGA
- a CDS encoding radical SAM mobile pair protein A produces MSICIKDQIQNMNIVIGCTVGCAYCYARNNVKRWHMIDDFAAPEFFPGKLKMMEKKRPQNFLLTGMSDLSGWKPEWRDEVFVKIRENPQHQFLFLTKRPDSLDIDTDLENAWFGVTVTRKAELWRIDALRKNVRAKHYHVTFEPLFDDPGTVDLSGINWIVVGTMTGAQSRKIHTEPEWAWSLTDQAHKLGIPVFMKEDLVPIIGDENMIQEMPEEFNKVLEVQKSWKK; encoded by the coding sequence ATGAGTATTTGTATCAAAGATCAGATTCAGAACATGAATATCGTCATTGGCTGCACAGTGGGGTGTGCATATTGCTATGCCCGCAACAACGTGAAACGCTGGCATATGATTGATGACTTCGCTGCCCCTGAATTCTTTCCGGGTAAGCTTAAGATGATGGAAAAGAAACGTCCGCAGAACTTTCTTCTTACCGGCATGAGCGATCTCTCCGGATGGAAGCCGGAATGGAGAGACGAGGTATTTGTAAAGATCCGTGAAAATCCGCAGCATCAGTTCCTGTTCCTTACCAAGCGACCTGATTCGCTGGATATTGATACCGATCTGGAAAACGCATGGTTTGGCGTTACGGTGACGAGGAAAGCAGAACTGTGGCGTATCGACGCCCTTCGGAAAAACGTCAGAGCAAAACATTACCATGTTACCTTTGAGCCGTTATTTGATGATCCCGGCACAGTTGACCTTTCCGGAATCAATTGGATCGTTGTCGGCACCATGACCGGAGCTCAGAGCAGGAAGATTCATACGGAGCCGGAATGGGCATGGTCTCTGACGGATCAGGCACATAAGCTCGGCATTCCGGTGTTTATGAAGGAAGACCTTGTCCCTATCATAGGGGATGAAAATATGATTCAGGAAATGCCGGAAGAATTTAATAAAGTGTTAGAGGTACAGAAATCATGGAAGAAGTAA
- a CDS encoding 4Fe-4S binding protein has translation MRFYNIFFSPTGGTKKVADIVAKGTKLEAEKIDLIKEPDKLMKVKFEKKDLCLVAVPSYGGRIPSVVTDMFRKVKADGTKAILVAVFGNRMIDDTLLELQDVLEASGFVCIAGMEAVAEHSLMHQFGTGRPDQQDEKELLEFAAKIMQNSEAQRTPAFPGNRPYREYGGVPLKPVANGTCTSCGLCAKECPAGAIPLNNPKLTDKDKCISCMHCVAVCPKKARNCSKFISFIAGKKMKKVCSGRKENKLYL, from the coding sequence ATGAGATTTTATAATATATTTTTCAGCCCAACCGGTGGCACAAAGAAAGTAGCAGATATTGTTGCCAAAGGGACGAAGCTGGAGGCTGAAAAAATCGACCTAATTAAAGAACCAGATAAACTCATGAAGGTGAAATTTGAAAAAAAGGATCTATGTTTGGTTGCTGTACCGTCTTACGGTGGACGCATTCCATCAGTTGTAACGGATATGTTCCGCAAAGTAAAGGCAGATGGTACGAAGGCAATTCTTGTGGCAGTATTTGGAAACCGTATGATTGATGATACTCTATTGGAACTACAGGATGTTCTGGAGGCATCAGGATTTGTATGTATCGCAGGAATGGAGGCTGTCGCAGAGCATTCCCTGATGCACCAATTTGGAACCGGACGCCCGGATCAGCAGGATGAAAAAGAATTGCTGGAATTTGCCGCAAAGATTATGCAAAACAGCGAAGCACAAAGGACACCTGCATTTCCGGGAAACAGACCATATCGAGAATATGGTGGTGTTCCGCTCAAACCTGTTGCAAATGGAACATGCACTTCCTGCGGTCTGTGCGCAAAAGAATGCCCGGCAGGTGCTATTCCCTTGAACAATCCGAAGCTGACCGATAAGGATAAGTGCATTTCTTGTATGCACTGTGTAGCAGTCTGTCCGAAGAAAGCAAGAAATTGCAGCAAGTTTATCAGCTTTATCGCCGGGAAAAAAATGAAGAAGGTTTGTTCTGGCAGGAAGGAAAACAAATTGTACTTATAA
- a CDS encoding metallophosphoesterase: MWHREAESKEETMILDWLDSRPFTTLFVCGNHENFDRLYQYPIENWHGGKVHKIRESVIHLMRGQVFKIAEKKIFSFGGASSHDIQGGVLEPDDPEFEKKYDTLSKGYLPFRINHWSWWKQELPSKEEMEEGRQNLEKHDNKVDFIVTHSCASSTQALLGNGFYSKDYLNDYLEEIRQKCTFKKWFFGHYHDNRNVNAEEILLWEQIIRIA; encoded by the coding sequence GTGTGGCACAGAGAGGCAGAAAGTAAAGAGGAAACGATGATATTGGACTGGCTGGATTCCAGACCATTTACTACGCTTTTTGTCTGTGGTAATCATGAGAATTTTGACCGTTTATATCAGTATCCGATCGAGAATTGGCACGGTGGCAAGGTTCATAAAATAAGAGAATCTGTTATCCATCTTATGAGAGGACAGGTATTTAAGATTGCAGAAAAGAAGATATTCAGCTTTGGAGGAGCCAGCAGCCACGATATCCAGGGTGGAGTGTTGGAACCAGATGATCCGGAGTTTGAAAAGAAATATGACACATTAAGCAAAGGGTATTTGCCGTTTCGTATTAATCATTGGAGTTGGTGGAAGCAGGAATTACCATCAAAAGAAGAGATGGAGGAAGGACGACAGAATTTAGAGAAGCATGATAATAAGGTTGACTTTATTGTCACACATAGTTGTGCTTCAAGCACCCAGGCCTTACTTGGAAATGGTTTTTATTCAAAAGACTATCTGAACGATTATTTGGAGGAAATACGTCAGAAGTGTACGTTCAAAAAGTGGTTTTTTGGTCATTACCATGATAATCGAAATGTAAATGCAGAGGAGATTTTGCTTTGGGAGCAGATTATAAGGATTGCGTAG
- the rhuM gene encoding RhuM family protein translates to MGNDIVLFMDGNMQLEVPVSRDGESVWLSANQMAVLFDKDETNIRKHINNVFRSSEVDKNNNTQKMRVDGVKQPVAFYSLDVILAVGYRVNSQRGIAFRKWANNVLKQFILKGYAINEKRLQALKKTVDIQSRMLADALDIEEKDVLRAVNEYTDALILLDQYDHQALSKPEGSTPVYRITYEECVQMVGQMKDSFETDVFGVEKEAGKTDNESIEIIVALHRFYITTVYDEMNQPCAHWARSWHSHYGVRRNPGIFFYLL, encoded by the coding sequence ATGGGAAATGATATTGTCTTATTTATGGATGGAAATATGCAATTAGAAGTACCAGTATCTCGAGATGGAGAATCGGTATGGCTGTCTGCGAATCAAATGGCAGTTTTGTTTGATAAGGATGAAACTAATATTAGAAAGCATATAAATAATGTTTTCAGATCTTCAGAAGTTGATAAAAATAACAACACGCAAAAAATGCGTGTTGATGGAGTAAAACAGCCGGTTGCATTTTATTCTTTAGATGTGATTCTGGCAGTTGGATACAGAGTCAATTCACAAAGAGGTATAGCTTTCAGAAAATGGGCAAATAATGTTCTTAAACAGTTTATTTTGAAAGGTTATGCAATCAATGAAAAGCGTCTTCAGGCTCTTAAGAAAACAGTTGATATTCAGTCAAGGATGCTTGCAGATGCACTTGATATAGAGGAAAAAGATGTGCTAAGAGCAGTAAATGAATACACAGATGCATTGATTCTTCTGGATCAATATGACCACCAGGCATTAAGTAAGCCAGAGGGAAGTACTCCGGTATACCGCATTACTTATGAAGAGTGTGTTCAGATGGTTGGTCAGATGAAGGATTCTTTTGAAACAGATGTATTTGGTGTAGAAAAAGAGGCTGGTAAAACTGATAATGAATCTATTGAAATTATAGTGGCATTGCATCGTTTTTATATTACAACAGTATATGATGAGATGAACCAACCTTGTGCCCACTGGGCACGAAGTTGGCACAGTCACTACGGTGTCAGGAGAAATCCTGGCATCTTTTTTTACTTACTGTGA
- a CDS encoding radical SAM mobile pair protein B produces MEEVMNGILIREVETKNIMTKSSLPVGGYSVNPYVGCTHACKYCYASFMKRFTGHKEEWGTFLDVKHWPEIKNPKKYAGQRVIIGSVTDGYNPQEEQFGNTRKLLEQLIGSDADILICTKSDLVVRDIDLLKKLGRVTVSWSINTLDENFKNDMDSASSIEHRIAAMKQVYEAGIRTVCFVSPVFPGITDFEAIFERVKDQCDLFWLENLNLRGGFKKTIMDYVAGKYPDLVPLYDEIYNKHNRSYFEALEVKAEEMAKKYDCPFVDNEMPYGRVPQGHPVIVDYFYHEEIRGTENTGKRNR; encoded by the coding sequence ATGGAAGAAGTAATGAATGGAATCCTCATTCGTGAGGTGGAAACAAAGAACATCATGACTAAGTCTAGTCTGCCGGTAGGCGGTTACTCGGTCAATCCCTATGTGGGCTGTACACATGCCTGCAAGTATTGCTATGCTTCTTTTATGAAGCGCTTTACCGGGCACAAGGAGGAATGGGGCACTTTCCTTGATGTGAAGCATTGGCCGGAAATTAAAAATCCGAAGAAATATGCCGGACAGCGGGTGATCATCGGTTCTGTGACAGATGGCTACAATCCACAGGAGGAGCAATTCGGGAATACCAGAAAACTTCTGGAGCAGCTGATCGGCAGTGACGCAGATATTCTGATCTGTACAAAGTCGGATCTTGTGGTACGGGATATTGATCTGTTGAAGAAGCTTGGACGTGTAACCGTTTCATGGTCGATCAACACACTAGATGAAAATTTCAAGAACGATATGGATTCTGCTTCGAGCATTGAGCACCGTATCGCTGCTATGAAGCAGGTATATGAGGCAGGTATCCGTACAGTCTGTTTCGTATCCCCGGTATTCCCCGGTATCACGGATTTTGAAGCAATCTTTGAGCGGGTAAAGGATCAGTGCGATCTGTTCTGGCTCGAAAATCTCAATCTTCGAGGCGGTTTCAAAAAGACAATTATGGATTATGTCGCCGGAAAATATCCTGATCTTGTACCACTTTACGACGAGATCTATAACAAGCATAACCGCAGCTACTTTGAAGCACTTGAAGTAAAAGCTGAGGAAATGGCTAAGAAGTATGATTGTCCCTTTGTGGATAATGAAATGCCTTATGGCAGAGTCCCGCAGGGACATCCGGTGATCGTAGATTATTTCTATCATGAGGAAATCCGAGGGACAGAGAATACAGGAAAAAGAAATCGTTAA
- a CDS encoding alpha/beta fold hydrolase: MKESTYQTPCGIIHYWSSILSLDTTTLVFLPGLTADHRLFDKQVAYFDGKYNIIVWDAPAHAFSWPFRFDFDLFDKAKWLNGILEKEEIIKPIIIGQSMGGYVGQAYAQLYPDRLAGFISIDSAPLQRNYVTAVEIWLLKRMEPVYAHYPWKLLLKSGTKGVATSNYGRNLMKEMMLVYDGDQHRYAQIAGHGFRILAEAMEKDLPYEIKCPSLLICGIKDHAGSCIRYNREWHRKTKIPLKWIEGAGHNSNTDKPEMINSLLEEFFSNIL, translated from the coding sequence TTGAAGGAAAGTACATATCAAACTCCTTGCGGAATAATTCACTATTGGTCAAGTATTCTGAGTTTGGATACAACGACGCTTGTATTTCTTCCGGGGCTGACTGCTGACCATAGACTGTTTGATAAACAGGTTGCGTACTTCGATGGAAAATATAATATTATTGTATGGGATGCACCGGCTCATGCCTTTTCCTGGCCGTTCCGGTTTGATTTTGACTTGTTTGATAAGGCAAAATGGTTGAATGGGATTCTTGAAAAAGAAGAAATCATAAAACCAATTATAATCGGTCAATCAATGGGAGGATATGTAGGCCAGGCTTATGCACAATTGTATCCTGACCGGTTGGCAGGTTTTATTTCCATTGATTCAGCACCGCTCCAGAGAAACTATGTGACAGCAGTGGAGATCTGGCTTCTGAAAAGAATGGAACCAGTATATGCACATTACCCATGGAAGTTGCTTTTGAAATCCGGAACAAAGGGAGTTGCAACTTCTAATTATGGCAGAAACCTGATGAAGGAAATGATGCTGGTCTATGATGGTGATCAGCATCGTTATGCACAAATTGCCGGGCATGGATTTCGTATTCTGGCAGAGGCAATGGAAAAGGATCTGCCTTATGAAATCAAATGTCCTTCCCTGTTGATATGTGGTATAAAGGATCATGCCGGTTCATGCATAAGGTATAACAGAGAATGGCATCGAAAAACGAAAATTCCTTTAAAGTGGATTGAAGGGGCCGGTCATAATTCTAATACAGATAAACCGGAGATGATCAATAGTTTACTAGAAGAGTTCTTCTCGAATATTTTATGA
- a CDS encoding ATP-binding protein — MEIKRDAYLQQLTLRKDNGMIKVITGIRRCGKSFLLFTIFKRYLLENGVDVDHIIEIALDGIENEELRDPKVCFKYIKDAMKDDGKYYLLLDEVQFMPRFEKVLNSLLRMSNIDVYVTGSNSKFLSSDIVTEFRGRGDEIRIYPLSFAEFYSVYDGDYDDAWDDYMIYGGLPQIVSFQSERQKADYLKNIFANVYLKDVIERNKIQNVDEIGILVDVLASAIGAPTNPSKIANTFASERQMTYANKTISKHIDHLTDAFLISKASRYDIKGRKYIGANLKYYFTDLGLRNARLNFRQQEPTHIMENIVYNELLIRGYNVDVGVVDIFDKDKEGKRVRKQLEVDFVVNQGNQRYYIQVAYDMTSEEKQTQEFNSLRNIPDSFKKIVIVNGSKKPWRNDEGFVIMGMKYFLLNANSLEF; from the coding sequence ATGGAGATTAAAAGAGATGCTTACCTACAGCAGCTTACCCTGCGAAAAGATAATGGAATGATAAAGGTGATTACCGGCATTCGTAGATGTGGCAAATCCTTTTTGCTGTTTACCATCTTTAAGAGATACTTACTGGAGAACGGCGTTGATGTTGATCATATTATTGAAATTGCATTGGATGGTATTGAGAACGAGGAATTAAGAGATCCCAAGGTATGCTTCAAGTACATCAAGGATGCCATGAAAGACGACGGGAAGTATTATCTCCTTTTGGATGAAGTGCAGTTCATGCCACGATTTGAGAAAGTGCTGAACAGCCTGCTCCGCATGAGCAATATTGATGTGTATGTCACCGGAAGTAATTCCAAGTTCCTGTCCAGCGACATTGTGACCGAGTTCCGTGGCAGAGGTGATGAGATTAGAATCTATCCGCTCTCCTTTGCAGAGTTTTATTCTGTCTATGACGGCGATTATGATGATGCCTGGGATGACTACATGATCTACGGAGGATTGCCGCAGATCGTAAGTTTTCAGAGCGAACGACAGAAAGCGGACTATCTGAAGAACATCTTTGCAAATGTCTATCTGAAGGATGTTATTGAAAGAAATAAGATTCAGAACGTGGATGAGATTGGGATTCTGGTTGATGTGCTTGCATCTGCAATCGGCGCACCGACCAACCCTTCAAAGATTGCCAATACCTTTGCCAGTGAGCGCCAGATGACTTATGCTAATAAAACCATCTCCAAGCATATCGACCATTTGACAGATGCCTTTTTGATTTCCAAGGCAAGCCGATACGATATTAAGGGCAGAAAGTATATCGGTGCAAATCTGAAATACTACTTTACTGATCTGGGACTGAGAAATGCACGTCTGAATTTCAGACAGCAGGAGCCTACTCATATCATGGAGAACATTGTTTATAACGAGCTGCTGATCCGTGGCTACAATGTTGATGTGGGTGTCGTGGATATTTTCGATAAGGATAAAGAGGGCAAACGTGTTCGCAAGCAGTTGGAGGTTGACTTTGTGGTGAATCAAGGAAACCAGAGATACTATATCCAGGTTGCATATGACATGACTTCGGAAGAAAAACAGACGCAGGAGTTCAATTCTCTGCGTAATATCCCGGACTCTTTCAAGAAGATCGTCATTGTAAATGGCAGCAAAAAGCCTTGGAGAAATGATGAAGGTTTTGTTATCATGGGAATGAAGTATTTCTTGCTAAATGCGAATAGTCTGGAATTTTAA